The Triticum aestivum cultivar Chinese Spring chromosome 3A, IWGSC CS RefSeq v2.1, whole genome shotgun sequence genome includes a region encoding these proteins:
- the LOC123060885 gene encoding 5'-nucleotidase domain-containing protein 4 isoform X1 → MADPVELMRRICLCFPPRLSPTQRSRVPPPQPQCLGVWARLRFPGSALSLRCHALDASKPSAVRGEPSEEYDDDEEPYFSVTSSRLSEVDYLGESTKGDLNVRRRHLDALGGNGKSTLHGPIEEIAWKEARQAETLLSDLGIADPLTVRNSPRGIFCTRTLNLRSISVIGYDMDYTLIHYNVMAWEGRAYDYGMGNLKSMGFLVDDLEFDPDLVIRGLIMDKVKGNLVKADRFGYIKRVMHGTQMLPTRAVSEIYGRELVDLRKEDTWEFLNTLFSVSEAVMFMQMVDKLDQGLVPAELGPLDYKGLYNAVSKALFRAHVEGQLKSEIMAEPERFVEPDPELPLALLDQKEAGKRLLLITNSDYHYTNKMMNHAFNRFLPNDMGWRDLFEMVIVSARKPEFFQISHPLYEVVTEDGLLRPCFKANSGGLYSGGSAQMVEKSLDIHGDEILYVGDHIFTDVSQSKVHLRWRTALICRELEDEFDALIKSHAQKEKLVTLIQQKEIVGDLFNQLRLALQRRTNSRPAQTLAATCMNDQELTESMQKLLIVMQRLDEKIVPLLESDGELFNKRWGWLSRAGLWDKSHLTRQIEKYADIYTSRVSNFLHYTPFMYFRSQEQTLAHDVHSYSRDQ, encoded by the exons ATGGCGGACCCGGTCGAGCTCATGCGGCGCATCTGCCTCTGTTTCCCGCCGCGGCTGTCGCCTACGCAGCGCTCCAGAGTGCCGCCGCCACAGCCGCAATGCCTCGGGGTCTGGGCTCGCCTCCGCTTCCCAGGCTCTGCGCTGTCGCTCCGGTGCCACGCGCTCGACGCCAGCAAGCCGTCGGCGGTCAGGGGGGAGCCGAGCGAGGAgtacgacgacgatgaggagccgTACTTTTCCGTGACATCGTCGAGGCTGTCAGAGGTGGACTACCTCGGGGAGAGCACCAAGGGGGATTTGAACGTGCGCAGGAGGCACCTCGACGCGCTCG GTGGGAATGGAAAGTCAACATTGCATGGTCCTATAGAGGAGATAGCTTGGAAAGAAGCGAGACAAGCTGAAACGTTACTCAGTGACCTGGGAATTGCA GATCCTTTAACAGTAAGGAACTCTCCTCGTGGAATTTTCTGCACCAGGACACTAAATCTTCGATCTATCAGTGTCATTGGCTATGACATGGATTATACATTGATTCATTACAACGTGATG GCCTGGGAAGGGCGTGCATATGATTATGGGATGGGCAACCTGAAGAGCATGGGTTTCCTAGTAGACGACCTTGAATTTGATCCTGACCTG GTTATTAGGGGTCTTATTATGGATAAAGTAAAAGGAAACTTGGTAAAAGCTGACCGTTTTGGGTACATCAAGAGGGTCATGCACGGTACCCAAATGTTGCCCACTCGTGCTGTGAG TGAAATATATGGACGAGAGTTGGTGGACCTGCGGAAAGAAGATACATGGGAGTTCCTTAATACCCTTTTCTCTGTTTCAGAAGCTGTCATGTTCATGCAG ATGGTTGACAAGTTGGATCAGGGGTTGGTGCCTGCTGAACTTGGGCCACTGGATTACAAAGGGCTGTACAAT GCTGTTTCCAAAGCACTTTTTCGAGCACATGTAGAAGGTCAACTCAAG AGCGAAATAATGGCTGAGCCCGAGCGATTTGTCGAGCCTGATCCAGAACTGCCACTAGCTCTTCTAGATCAAAAGGAG GCTGGAAAAAGGTTGCTTCTTATTACTAACTCAGATTACCACTATACAAACAAAATGATGAATCATGCATTCAATCGCTTTCTTCCTAATGATATGGGATGGAGAGATCTATTTGAAATG GTTATAGTCTCCGCGAGGAAACCAGAGTTTTTCCAAATTTCGCATCCATTGTACGAGGTTGTTACTGAAGATGGTTTATTGCGTCCCTGTTTTAAGGCAAATTCAG GTGGCCTGTACTCTGGTGGTAGTGCTCAGATGGTTGAGAAGTCACTAGATATTCATGGGGATGAAATATTATATGTAGGGGACCATATTTTTACAGATGTGAGCCAATCAAAGGTTCATTTACGATGGAGGACAGCATTAATATGCCGAGAACTGGAAGATGAG TTTGACGCACTAATCAAAAGCCATGCTCAGAAAGAAAAGCTTGTCACACTTATACAACAAAAGGaaattgttggagaccttttcaacCAACTTCGCCTGGCTCTGCAGAGACGCACAAATTCACGTCCTGCACAG ACGCTTGCTGCAACTTGTATGAATGATCAGGAGCTTACAGAAAGTATGCAAAAGTTGCTCATTGTTATGCAGAGATTAGATGAAAAGATCGTGCCATTGCTGGAATCAGATGGAGAACTTTTCAATAAAAG ATGGGGTTGGCTGTCACGCGCTGGACTATGGGACAAGAGTCATCTAACCAGGCAAATTGAGAA ATATGCTGATATATACACTTCAAGGGTTTCAAACTTTCTACACTACACTCCATTCATGTATTTTCGATCACAAGAACAG ACGCTTGCACACGACGTCCATTCTTATTCCCGCGATCAATAA
- the LOC123060885 gene encoding 5'-nucleotidase domain-containing protein 4 isoform X2 has product MADPVELMRRICLCFPPRLSPTQRSRVPPPQPQCLGVWARLRFPGSALSLRCHALDASKPSAVRGEPSEEYDDDEEPYFSVTSSRLSEVDYLGESTKGDLNVRRRHLDALGGNGKSTLHGPIEEIAWKEARQAETLLSDLGIADPLTVRNSPRGIFCTRTLNLRSISVIGYDMDYTLIHYNVMAWEGRAYDYGMGNLKSMGFLVDDLEFDPDLVIRGLIMDKVKGNLVKADRFGYIKRVMHGTQMLPTRAVSEIYGRELVDLRKEDTWEFLNTLFSVSEAVMFMQMVDKLDQGLVPAELGPLDYKGLYNAVSKALFRAHVEGQLKSEIMAEPERFVEPDPELPLALLDQKEAGKRLLLITNSDYHYTNKMMNHAFNRFLPNDMGWRDLFEMVIVSARKPEFFQISHPLYEVVTEDGLLRPCFKANSGGLYSGGSAQMVEKSLDIHGDEILYVGDHIFTDVSQSKVHLRWRTALICRELEDEFDALIKSHAQKEKLVTLIQQKEIVGDLFNQLRLALQRRTNSRPAQTLAATCMNDQELTESMQKLLIVMQRLDEKIVPLLESDGELFNKRWGWLSRAGLWDKSHLTRQIEKYADIYTSRVSNFLHYTPFMYFRSQEQA; this is encoded by the exons ATGGCGGACCCGGTCGAGCTCATGCGGCGCATCTGCCTCTGTTTCCCGCCGCGGCTGTCGCCTACGCAGCGCTCCAGAGTGCCGCCGCCACAGCCGCAATGCCTCGGGGTCTGGGCTCGCCTCCGCTTCCCAGGCTCTGCGCTGTCGCTCCGGTGCCACGCGCTCGACGCCAGCAAGCCGTCGGCGGTCAGGGGGGAGCCGAGCGAGGAgtacgacgacgatgaggagccgTACTTTTCCGTGACATCGTCGAGGCTGTCAGAGGTGGACTACCTCGGGGAGAGCACCAAGGGGGATTTGAACGTGCGCAGGAGGCACCTCGACGCGCTCG GTGGGAATGGAAAGTCAACATTGCATGGTCCTATAGAGGAGATAGCTTGGAAAGAAGCGAGACAAGCTGAAACGTTACTCAGTGACCTGGGAATTGCA GATCCTTTAACAGTAAGGAACTCTCCTCGTGGAATTTTCTGCACCAGGACACTAAATCTTCGATCTATCAGTGTCATTGGCTATGACATGGATTATACATTGATTCATTACAACGTGATG GCCTGGGAAGGGCGTGCATATGATTATGGGATGGGCAACCTGAAGAGCATGGGTTTCCTAGTAGACGACCTTGAATTTGATCCTGACCTG GTTATTAGGGGTCTTATTATGGATAAAGTAAAAGGAAACTTGGTAAAAGCTGACCGTTTTGGGTACATCAAGAGGGTCATGCACGGTACCCAAATGTTGCCCACTCGTGCTGTGAG TGAAATATATGGACGAGAGTTGGTGGACCTGCGGAAAGAAGATACATGGGAGTTCCTTAATACCCTTTTCTCTGTTTCAGAAGCTGTCATGTTCATGCAG ATGGTTGACAAGTTGGATCAGGGGTTGGTGCCTGCTGAACTTGGGCCACTGGATTACAAAGGGCTGTACAAT GCTGTTTCCAAAGCACTTTTTCGAGCACATGTAGAAGGTCAACTCAAG AGCGAAATAATGGCTGAGCCCGAGCGATTTGTCGAGCCTGATCCAGAACTGCCACTAGCTCTTCTAGATCAAAAGGAG GCTGGAAAAAGGTTGCTTCTTATTACTAACTCAGATTACCACTATACAAACAAAATGATGAATCATGCATTCAATCGCTTTCTTCCTAATGATATGGGATGGAGAGATCTATTTGAAATG GTTATAGTCTCCGCGAGGAAACCAGAGTTTTTCCAAATTTCGCATCCATTGTACGAGGTTGTTACTGAAGATGGTTTATTGCGTCCCTGTTTTAAGGCAAATTCAG GTGGCCTGTACTCTGGTGGTAGTGCTCAGATGGTTGAGAAGTCACTAGATATTCATGGGGATGAAATATTATATGTAGGGGACCATATTTTTACAGATGTGAGCCAATCAAAGGTTCATTTACGATGGAGGACAGCATTAATATGCCGAGAACTGGAAGATGAG TTTGACGCACTAATCAAAAGCCATGCTCAGAAAGAAAAGCTTGTCACACTTATACAACAAAAGGaaattgttggagaccttttcaacCAACTTCGCCTGGCTCTGCAGAGACGCACAAATTCACGTCCTGCACAG ACGCTTGCTGCAACTTGTATGAATGATCAGGAGCTTACAGAAAGTATGCAAAAGTTGCTCATTGTTATGCAGAGATTAGATGAAAAGATCGTGCCATTGCTGGAATCAGATGGAGAACTTTTCAATAAAAG ATGGGGTTGGCTGTCACGCGCTGGACTATGGGACAAGAGTCATCTAACCAGGCAAATTGAGAA ATATGCTGATATATACACTTCAAGGGTTTCAAACTTTCTACACTACACTCCATTCATGTATTTTCGATCACAAGAACAG GCCTAG